One segment of Ziziphus jujuba cultivar Dongzao chromosome 12, ASM3175591v1 DNA contains the following:
- the LOC107429151 gene encoding phytosulfokines 3, with the protein MAKRLNFFILVLLLLSCAETRPIPNTILQESAYPNIPNALSPEEAIMEDGGCKGLENEECLIRRSMAAHTDYIYTQDITGP; encoded by the exons ATGGCTAAGAGACTCAATTTCTTCATCTTGGTTTTGCTTCTACTGTCATGTGCAGAAACCAGACCAATCCCAAACACCATATTGCAAGAATCAGCCTATCCCAATATCCCTAACGCCTTATCACCT GAGGAAGCAATCATGGAAGATGGTGGATGCAAGGGTTTGGAAAATGAAGAATGTTTGATTAGAAGGTCCATGGCTGCTCATACAGATTACATCTATACCCAAGATATCACTGGACCATGA
- the LOC125418709 gene encoding basic leucine zipper 43 — protein sequence MLPGELTGIHYLAHENQISIPANFGMIQNSIPNLHFNSFLTNLPNTHAGGPPVTGHEFGRTSANNTPQSSSLSNNSTSDEAEEQQLRIIDERRQRRMISNRESARRSRMRKQKHLDELWSQVVRLRTENHSLIDKLNHVSECHDKVVQENARLKEEASDLRQMLTDLQIGSPYTTTLRDLEDLPCNTAHLRAESSNQSITNSVDLLH from the coding sequence ATGCTTCCAGGTGAGCTCACTGGAATCCACTATCTAGCACATGAAAACCAGATTTCAATTCCTGCCAACTTTGGCATGATTCAGAACAGCATACCAAATCTCCATTTCAATAGCTTCTTAACCAACTTACCGAATACCCACGCCGGCGGTCCTCCGGTCACCGGACACGAATTCGGTCGTACAAGTGCTAATAATACTCCACAATCCTCTAGTCTCAGCAACAACTCAACCTCAGATGAAGCAGAAGAACAGCAGCTGAGAATCATCGATGAAAGGAGGCAGAGGAGGATGATATCCAACAGAGAATCGGCTCGAAGGTCGAGGATGAGGAAACAGAAACACCTTGATGAGCTTTGGTCTCAGGTGGTTAGGCTTCGGACAGAGAACCATAGTCTCATCGACAAGTTGAATCATGTATCCGAGTGCCATGACAAAGTTGTCCAAGAGAATGCTCGGCTCAAAGAAGAAGCCTCTGATCTTCGTCAAATGCTCACTGACTTGCAAATTGGTAGTCCTTATACTACTACTCTCAGAGATCTTGAAGATCTCCCCTGCAACACAGCTCATCTTAGAGCTGAATCTTCAAACCAATCCATCACTAATTCGGTAGATTTGCTTCATTGA